Genomic DNA from Hyperolius riggenbachi isolate aHypRig1 chromosome 10, aHypRig1.pri, whole genome shotgun sequence:
GCTTCTTCATTATGCCATGGCTTATTGCTTTGTTGTTACTCACTGTGACCAAATGCAGCACAAATGATCACCCTGCAGTAAGAGGCTGAAATAAAGCATTTTGGAGCAGGGCCACCAATAATCCTGCCTATTCCGCTGATTCAACTACACAACATGAAGAAAGGTGTGAACTGTGAATGATGTCACAGGGTGCTAAGGCCCCACCCACACAGGCAAAAGATTACAGCAAATGAACAGGGGGCATAGATCATGTGACCACTACTTTCAACCCATAATTCACTTGGGAGGCATGTCTacagcaaatctatcagtgtgttATGCTGAATAAAAAAGATGCCGTTTCCTGTCCAACCGGCAGGAATCAAactattatttccatcatgtccgatctgctcccataCGATAACGGGGTCGATTTTCCGAGGttatcataggtaaatcaattgaGGTAGTATAGACATGTACACGCGTTGCAACTTCTTGTCAGATTACCTGtcgatcggatgggaaattgcatgtaaACCCAGCATTAGGCAGTAGTGTCAGCAAAACCAATTCAAAACACCCAAATACTCCCGTCTGCCGCTGACGgggtcaggaggagttcactgGCTTGAGAGTCACGTTGTGTTTCACGTGACTCCGATGCTTCGTCCTTCCAAACTGGTTTAGTGCTGAACAGTGGCAGACGGGAGTATTTGGGTGTTTTGAATCGGCTATGCCGAACACCAACACTATTAGGCAGTAGTGGTACTTTTAATCCTACAATttcgccttaaagagaacccgaggtgtgtttaaagaatgttgtctgcatacagaggctggatctgcctatacagcccagcctctgttgctatcccaaaccccactaaggtccccctgcactctgcattccctcataaatcacagccatgctgtgaggctgtgtttacatctgtagtgtcagtctcagctgctcccccgcctcctgcatagctccggtccctgcccccgtcccttccctccaatcagcaggaagggaagggatgcaggcggggactggagttctgcaggaggcggggagagcagcagactgacactatagagataaacacagccagctctgacaagcggtttgtcagcagcatggctgtgatttatgagggattgcagagtgcagggggaccttaggggggtttgggatagcaacagaggctgggctgtataggcagatccagcctctgtatgcagataatattcttcaaacccacctcgggttctctttaaagcaaatatggagtgaaaaataaatacttacctaaggagagggaagactctgggtcctagagagccttcccattcctctcatagTCTCCTCGTTCCAGCACTGCTGGAAATATTTTTGATAAAAAGGAGAAAATATTGCCTGCAAGGAAATgcaggaaaaataaattcattgaATAAACGGTCCTAGTGTATATTTTCCCCAAGTGTATTTTTTCTCTTTTAGTTTCCCACGCCCTGAACATGAGGATGGAAGTTGTCTGGTGTGAATAATTTTGTATGTAAGGATTCCTCTGTGACAAAATGTTTAGAATTTTCTGAAAGTAACAAGTGATGGTTGCCCGTGTGGCCACACTGGTGTATAAGAAGGCTACCTTTATAAAAGAAACACTTCTCAGACTTTGAAAAGCTTCAAGGATGCTCAACTGTGTGATTCTTCTGATGTTTAATGAGGTGATTTTTCCTAgtaaaagatttcccacactctgagcatgaaaaAAGCTGCTCAccagtgtgacttctctggtgtctaaggAAGACTGATTTATCACGAAAACTCTCACCGCACTCTGAGCAAGAGAAAGGACACTCGccagtgtgaattctctggtgGGCAAGGAGGTTGCGTTTCAGAATGAaggttttcccacactctgaacaagacaAAGGCTGATCATCACTGCTAATGCTCTGTTGTGGAAAAAGATCTTCATTTTCACTGCAGCCTCGCCCACACTCTGGGCAGGGAAAAGGacactcaccagtgtgacatttcTGGTGCGTGAGAAGTTGCCCTTTCCAGAAGAAAGatttctcacactctgaacatgaaaaggggCGCTCGCCAGTGTGAATTCGCTGATGTCTGAGAAGGTCTCCTTTAAATACAAAAGATTTGACGCACTCAGAACACGAAAAAGGACGCTcccctgtgtgaattctctgatgtCTGAGGAGGTGTCCTTTAGAAATAAAAGatttctcacactctgaacaggaataAGGCCGCTCGCCAGTATGAATCCTCTCATGTGCGACGAGGTGACTTTTATCCTTGTAATGTTTCTCGCACATCGAACAGGAAAAAGGGCGGCTGCccgtgtgacttctctggtgtgtAAGGAGGTGGCTTTTCTGAATGAaggctttcccacactctgagcaaggAAAAGGCCGGTCACCGGTGTGAATTCTCTGATGTCTAAAAAGATTATATTTGTCagtgaagcatttcccacactctgaacatggaaaGATCGTGTCCCCAGTGTGCTCTCTCTGGTGGATCACAAGTCGCGATTTACTCTTAAAAACTTTATCACATTCAGAGCATGGAAACAACTTAACACCTCCCTGTTTAGCAGCCCCTGGTTTACTCTGTATTCCCTCATTGTGAGATCCTGGAGGGACATTTGGGGTAACAGGATGGGATCTGTCAGAACATTCTTCAGAATTAGAGTCACACGGTCCCTGATGTCTAGTTGCAGTGGATGGGCTTTCACCTGGAGGACATTGTATGAAGCCATTATCATCTGGAGGTGACATAACCTTCACAATATGGTTTCCACCTGTCAGAGAAAGATTACTATTAGTAACAGTAACATTAATGTTCCATGTATTGTATTCAGCAGTCATGTATGTCAGTCTAGCAAGTGAAGTATGGCCCGGTGTTAGTTGTGGAGCAGATATGCAGACTTTAAACATTAATTACTAACTGTACAAGTGTACTAACTGTACAAGTGGTTTACGGCAAGAGTGTCGACCAAACACTTTCTGAACGTTGATGCTCTGCGTTATCACACCAGCTGCTAAGCGTCATGACGGTGGCTGGtgcgacagtcctgcgcatgcgcggtttagagttagaaaaccaCGCATGTGCAAGACTGTCACgccagccggcgtgatgacgttCAGGAAGTGTTGGGCCGACACTCGGCCCGGGTGTCGCTGGTAATGAAGTCGCCAGCCGGACCgaaagaggagccaggaggatgccatggaacctcgcagcctacggtgggcttgaggaagccccaggtaagtacagatttcatttttatctactgcttagggtccctttaaaatccTTCATCAGGTATTATATAAAACTGGATCAGACCTGTACGGTTCCGATATAGTTCtagatcatgcctgaagaagaggctggcttgctgtgatgttcccttCCATCACCTCCCAGTCTCTCCTCTTAAGAGGAATTAACGagctggggaagaggagggaatgggaggtgATAGGAGGTAACATCACCACaaacctgcctcttcctgtctgaacatttgactttagccaaaactcAATTTCAAGAAGTGATTACGGAGGTCAGAGGAAAAGAGGAGAGGAACGGACAATGCACAGAAGTATGGGAAGCCAACAtggacatacctctgtgcttaccctaggtagctttgcctccggtcaggtgttctttaaccccttcctgcctACTATATTCTTGAGAGTACTGACATCTTAACCCTTCCCTCCAAAATACCGAATGCTAACCTCAGTTTCCCTGTAAGCCTAACCCAACCCTAAACTTACCTAAATCCTAATGCAAACACCCTTTCCATCCCTACACTTCCCTGACCTTCTTAATCCTGATCACAGAGATACTTGCCTATCGAGGGCAGGGATGTAACTACAACCTACCGtgccccccagcaaagacccccaacCCCCCATCGTCCAGCACCTCCCTTTTCCTCATGGCCCAGGGACTAAGGGGGCCTGCTCCTGTCAGCAAATGTAGAGCAGAGCATTGGTACATTACCTGCTTTAGCGGCAGGTATCTTCACTCCCCTCTTCACTGTAGCGTCACATTGTGCAGCCAATCTGCGCGTGGCTCCCATCATGTGACAGGCATGATGAgctacatggtgattggctgccagGCACCCGGCTACACAGAATAGGTGTGACCTGTTCCACCACCAGAAGCAGGTAATGTTCAATGCTACGCTGCCCTGTATTTGCTGACAGGA
This window encodes:
- the LOC137537059 gene encoding gastrula zinc finger protein XlCGF57.1-like produces the protein MAKWSRMDHRDWKLGRIEVGGSGEEPLLGLAAEEEWQYMEGHKDLCKDTMMENKPLLTSSDVSSNPPERCTGPLYSRDCPQEDHTIPLHYQEREHIVSNIQVKEEEKTYVRGDQQTMEESDLMRTNKEEEEETYVRSDQQSMEEGDIMRAVKEEEKTYVGGDQQFIKDGVIIKTVKEEDEMYDWGDQQSTEEGVMTRIIKEEDEETYMWNYQQSAEEGDTMGTVKGEGSSQNISTGGNHIVKVMSPPDDNGFIQCPPGESPSTATRHQGPCDSNSEECSDRSHPVTPNVPPGSHNEGIQSKPGAAKQGGVKLFPCSECDKVFKSKSRLVIHQREHTGDTIFPCSECGKCFTDKYNLFRHQRIHTGDRPFPCSECGKAFIQKSHLLTHQRSHTGSRPFSCSMCEKHYKDKSHLVAHERIHTGERPYSCSECEKSFISKGHLLRHQRIHTGERPFSCSECVKSFVFKGDLLRHQRIHTGERPFSCSECEKSFFWKGQLLTHQKCHTGECPFPCPECGRGCSENEDLFPQQSISSDDQPLSCSECGKTFILKRNLLAHQRIHTGECPFSCSECGESFRDKSVFLRHQRSHTGEQLFSCSECGKSFTRKNHLIKHQKNHTVEHP